TAAAGGATAGGCCATTTGGTCTTGTAATGAGTGTTCCGAATAATTCAAATTTTGATGAAAAAGTAATACTAATATAAAATATTTATAAATAAAGATAAAATAATAAATAATTATATCATAAAAACAGTTACTTTATAACCTATAAAATAGCCTTTAGAGTTTGAATATCCGAATTTGAGTCTTAATTTTTTTGAGTCTGTAAAATTTTATAGGCTTATTTAATTTTTATATGATTTTGTGTCCAATTTTGCATTTGGAAGTCTAAGAAAGTCAGAATTCCATTTTTAGTTTTGTATAACTTCTTTATTATTTCAGGATTTGTTTGTCTGTAGTAATTTTCTACTTTATTGGATGTTTTTTCTATATTTTCATCATCTAAGTGTTCTACGTATCTGTGGAAGTGATTGATGATGTGTTTTCTTATGAAATCTTTTAATACTACTGGAATAACTCTGTAATTCTGCAAATATTGTTTAAATTGTTGGATTGCTTCTTGTTTTGAATTTTGTCTGAAGCAATTTTTTAATTCTTGTGCATTTTCGTAAATATGGTTCCTTTCTTTTCCATTTATCTTATTTCGTCTACAATACACTTTTAATTTGTGATTGATTGTTTGAAATAAATGAAATGTGCATAATTGATGTTTTACTTTTATTTCATCTGTTATATTACGATACATTGGGAATAGGTCTGTTGTTAAGCAAATAAATGGTTTATTTGCCGTTGAATCTAAGATAAATTTTTTCGTGTTTTTTGGTATTCTGCGACGTACAATTCTTTCTGCAACTGGAATATTGAGTATTGCATCATATAATGTTAATCTGTAGTGTCTAATTCCATCAAGTCTTAAAAATTGCTCATCGTATAAATAGTAGCCAGAATATTCAAATTCTTTGTTGGTGATTGTTTCTTCGTGATTTTGGTTTGACCAGTTTCGAATTGTTTGGTGAGAAATCTGTATTCCAAGGAATATTTGGAAGTATTTACTTATTTTTCGT
This DNA window, taken from uncultured Methanobrevibacter sp., encodes the following:
- a CDS encoding transposase; this encodes MPNINKSAPNNNLDFIQLKLFDFYDEKINREKIISERLNKNPKIKNTNQKLLLDENNTFKYDNPICPVCGSHKIIKKGTITKNKQNINGKTTEFKEQQYQCKKCNKKFGISNNPLIKNNKHYLQEIIDKIPEIMKIGYQSLRKISKYFQIFLGIQISHQTIRNWSNQNHEETITNKEFEYSGYYLYDEQFLRLDGIRHYRLTLYDAILNIPVAERIVRRRIPKNTKKFILDSTANKPFICLTTDLFPMYRNITDEIKVKHQLCTFHLFQTINHKLKVYCRRNKINGKERNHIYENAQELKNCFRQNSKQEAIQQFKQYLQNYRVIPVVLKDFIRKHIINHFHRYVEHLDDENIEKTSNKVENYYRQTNPEIIKKLYKTKNGILTFLDFQMQNWTQNHIKIK